A window from Balearica regulorum gibbericeps isolate bBalReg1 chromosome 1, bBalReg1.pri, whole genome shotgun sequence encodes these proteins:
- the TSC22D1 gene encoding TSC22 domain family protein 1 isoform X4, with amino-acid sequence MKVLFLELEQHLKSSSGASVVAIDNKIEQAMDLVKSHLMYAVREEVEVLKEQIKELIEKNSQLEQENTLLKTLASPEQLAQFQAQLQTGSPPSSSQSQGTTQQPAQPASQGSGPSA; translated from the exons ATGAAAGTGTTATTCTTGGAACTGGAGCAGCATCTGAAGAG ctcCTCTGGTGCAAGCGTGGTAGCTATCGACAACAAAATCGAGCAAGCGATG GATCTGGTAAAGAGTCACTTGATGTATGCGGTAAGGGAGGAAGTGGAGGTCCTCAAAGAGCAAATCAAAGAGCTGATAGAGAAGAATTCCCAGCTGGAGCAAGAAAACACTCTGCTAAAAACACTTGCGAGCCCGGAGCAGCTTGCCCAGTTCCAAGCACAGCTGCAGACTGGTTCCCCGCCTTCCTCTTCCCAGTCAcaagggacaacacagcagccTGCTCAGCCGGCATCACAGGGGTCAGGGCCTTCAGCGTAG
- the TSC22D1 gene encoding TSC22 domain family protein 1 isoform X5, with protein MDLVKSHLMYAVREEVEVLKEQIKELIEKNSQLEQENTLLKTLASPEQLAQFQAQLQTGSPPSSSQSQGTTQQPAQPASQGSGPSA; from the exons ATG GATCTGGTAAAGAGTCACTTGATGTATGCGGTAAGGGAGGAAGTGGAGGTCCTCAAAGAGCAAATCAAAGAGCTGATAGAGAAGAATTCCCAGCTGGAGCAAGAAAACACTCTGCTAAAAACACTTGCGAGCCCGGAGCAGCTTGCCCAGTTCCAAGCACAGCTGCAGACTGGTTCCCCGCCTTCCTCTTCCCAGTCAcaagggacaacacagcagccTGCTCAGCCGGCATCACAGGGGTCAGGGCCTTCAGCGTAG
- the TSC22D1 gene encoding TSC22 domain family protein 1 isoform X3 yields the protein MNAQCCRPVAMDLGVYQLRHFSISFLSSLLGTDNSSLRLDSSSSGASVVAIDNKIEQAMDLVKSHLMYAVREEVEVLKEQIKELIEKNSQLEQENTLLKTLASPEQLAQFQAQLQTGSPPSSSQSQGTTQQPAQPASQGSGPSA from the exons ATGAATGCCCAATGTTGTAGACCAGTGGCAATGGATCTAGGAGTTTATCAACTAAGACACTTCTCGATTTCTTTCTTATCGTCCTTGCTGGGCACCGACAACTCATCCCTGAGGCTCGACAGTAG ctcCTCTGGTGCAAGCGTGGTAGCTATCGACAACAAAATCGAGCAAGCGATG GATCTGGTAAAGAGTCACTTGATGTATGCGGTAAGGGAGGAAGTGGAGGTCCTCAAAGAGCAAATCAAAGAGCTGATAGAGAAGAATTCCCAGCTGGAGCAAGAAAACACTCTGCTAAAAACACTTGCGAGCCCGGAGCAGCTTGCCCAGTTCCAAGCACAGCTGCAGACTGGTTCCCCGCCTTCCTCTTCCCAGTCAcaagggacaacacagcagccTGCTCAGCCGGCATCACAGGGGTCAGGGCCTTCAGCGTAG